The following are encoded together in the Rhizobium tumorigenes genome:
- the dapF gene encoding diaminopimelate epimerase: MGDTVEFARMNGLGNKILVVDMRGRKDKVTPAAAIALNADPATQFDQIMAIHDPKAQGTDAWIDILNCDGTKAQACGNGTRCVVQALSSETGRKVFTFQTVAGVLNAVEHDDGTISVDMGKPVFEWDRIPLSEEFFDTSRIELQIGPIDAPILHSPAVMSMGNPHAIFWVELDVMSYDLARFGPMLENHPLFPEKANITLAQVTSPSSMITRTWERGAGLTLACGSAACAAGVSAARTGRTGRTVEIDVASSVPRDKLQIEWRDDDHVVMTGPAEWEWSGRVDPATGVFSRDEHSEMASAR; encoded by the coding sequence ATGGGTGACACGGTCGAATTTGCGCGGATGAACGGGCTTGGCAACAAGATCCTGGTCGTCGACATGCGCGGTCGCAAGGACAAGGTGACGCCGGCGGCAGCGATTGCGCTGAATGCCGATCCGGCCACGCAGTTCGACCAGATCATGGCCATCCACGACCCGAAGGCCCAGGGCACCGACGCCTGGATCGACATCCTCAACTGCGATGGCACCAAGGCTCAGGCCTGCGGCAACGGTACGCGCTGCGTCGTGCAGGCGCTGTCGTCGGAGACCGGCCGCAAGGTTTTCACCTTCCAGACCGTCGCCGGCGTCCTCAATGCCGTCGAGCACGATGACGGGACGATCTCGGTCGACATGGGCAAGCCGGTGTTCGAATGGGACAGGATCCCGCTGTCGGAAGAGTTCTTCGACACCAGCCGCATCGAACTGCAGATCGGCCCGATCGACGCGCCGATCCTGCATTCGCCGGCCGTGATGTCGATGGGTAATCCGCACGCAATCTTCTGGGTCGAGCTCGACGTGATGTCCTACGATCTCGCCCGTTTCGGACCGATGCTCGAAAACCATCCGCTGTTTCCCGAAAAGGCCAATATCACACTGGCGCAGGTGACCTCGCCTTCGTCTATGATCACCCGCACCTGGGAGCGCGGCGCCGGGCTGACGCTTGCCTGCGGATCTGCCGCCTGTGCCGCCGGCGTCAGTGCTGCGCGCACCGGCCGCACCGGCCGCACCGTCGAGATCGACGTTGCCAGCAGCGTGCCGCGGGACAAGCTGCAGATCGAATGGCGCGACGACGATCACGTCGTCATGACAGGTCCGGCCGAATGGGAGTGGTCGGGCAGGGTTGATCCGGCGACGGGCGTGTTTTCGCGCGACGAACACTCCGAAATGGCATCAGCGCGGTGA
- a CDS encoding GIY-YIG nuclease family protein: MTGYTYIVTNHKHGTLHIGVTSDLARRIHERREALTPGFTATYGCRQLAWYEEHFNIQDAIQREKSLKRWYRQWKIELIEKTNPDWRDLYYELW, from the coding sequence ATGACCGGCTACACCTACATCGTCACGAACCACAAGCACGGCACCCTCCACATCGGAGTGACCTCGGACCTCGCACGCCGCATCCACGAACGCCGCGAAGCACTCACCCCCGGCTTCACCGCCACATACGGCTGCCGGCAACTGGCCTGGTACGAAGAGCACTTCAACATCCAGGACGCCATCCAGCGCGAAAAGTCCCTCAAGCGCTGGTATCGGCAATGGAAGATCGAACTGATCGAAAAAACCAACCCAGATTGGCGGGATCTGTATTACGAGCTGTGGTGA